The following proteins are encoded in a genomic region of Streptomyces gobiensis:
- a CDS encoding PucR family transcriptional regulator gives MTEAIREEVPKSSGTVRTGVERAVRTVLSRVTTSDAVGRDRRTPQQRLLEALTAEAPVPHSTVTELARSAGWALPNTVRAVAVLPRPGAPLHALDDSAVLADSAGQGTYLLLPDPDDPGAGTRELLGRLLRGRTAAVGPAVPLADAGSSLRWARGLLDLIPDLHDPGTRLVYVDEHLSTLLLLQDASLAGLFAKRWLQPLADLTPRQSERVVETLLAWLECGGAHEAAKILKVHPQTVRYRMRQIEKLYGSALRDPHSRFELQLALRSERLAAEVRHGRSRAKRRMMRGAAGGSAVEIDREARVNGL, from the coding sequence TTGACCGAGGCGATCCGGGAGGAGGTCCCGAAGTCATCCGGCACGGTCCGTACGGGGGTGGAACGGGCCGTCCGCACGGTTCTCAGCCGGGTGACGACGTCCGACGCCGTGGGGCGCGACCGACGGACCCCACAGCAACGGCTCCTTGAGGCACTCACCGCCGAGGCGCCGGTTCCGCACAGCACCGTGACCGAACTGGCCCGGTCCGCTGGCTGGGCCCTGCCCAACACGGTGCGGGCCGTTGCGGTCCTGCCCCGCCCAGGGGCGCCGCTCCACGCCCTGGATGACTCCGCCGTCCTCGCCGACTCAGCAGGTCAGGGGACATATCTGCTGCTCCCCGACCCGGATGACCCGGGTGCGGGAACCCGGGAACTGCTCGGCAGGCTGCTGCGCGGCCGTACCGCGGCAGTCGGCCCCGCCGTTCCGCTGGCTGACGCTGGCTCCTCACTGCGCTGGGCACGCGGCCTGCTGGATCTGATTCCAGACCTCCACGACCCGGGCACTCGCCTGGTCTATGTGGACGAACACCTGTCGACACTGTTGCTGCTTCAGGACGCCTCTTTGGCCGGGCTGTTCGCCAAGCGCTGGCTGCAACCTCTCGCGGATCTCACCCCCAGGCAGAGCGAGCGCGTGGTCGAGACGCTGCTCGCCTGGCTCGAGTGCGGAGGCGCGCACGAGGCGGCGAAAATCCTCAAGGTGCACCCGCAGACCGTCAGGTACCGCATGCGGCAGATCGAGAAGCTCTACGGCTCGGCGCTACGGGATCCGCACAGCCGATTCGAGCTCCAGTTGGCGCTGCGCAGTGAGCGGCTGGCAGCGGAGGTCCGTCACGGCCGCTCCCGCGCGAAGCGGCGCATGATGCGCGGAGCGGCCGGTGGTTCCGCGGTGGAGATCGACCGCGAGGCACGCGTCAACGGGCTGTGA
- a CDS encoding SAM-dependent methyltransferase yields MDNDLVIDSAAGRAFDETQVPLYYSRKTADILYKYGPGPRVHFHMGMFGAGETPNTTVSQRVIRRRIIDSQEAVLHHAASLWRVAEQPPATLLDIGCGLGGGAIYWAQEFGASVTGITVAGDHIRVIRDLAQQAGVADKVTPVLGDIHDLKEERRYDAAVAIESSGYMDRERLFSVVAKALKPGGWFGIQEHFLCRPEWTEFIDGYYKTRLGTLTEYLDAAYAAGLELEQDENITDRVAEFWVQSMAWSTAELEKAERTGKPSPIKRARLTESALTHGKLFRVWRDHAVETRHLIFRLRDDRI; encoded by the coding sequence ATGGACAACGACCTCGTCATCGACAGCGCCGCGGGCCGGGCGTTCGACGAGACCCAGGTGCCGCTGTACTACTCCAGGAAGACCGCGGACATCCTCTACAAGTACGGTCCGGGGCCCAGAGTCCACTTCCATATGGGCATGTTCGGCGCTGGCGAGACGCCGAACACCACCGTCTCCCAGCGCGTCATACGCCGGCGCATCATCGACTCCCAGGAGGCCGTGCTCCATCACGCGGCCAGCCTCTGGCGGGTGGCGGAGCAACCACCCGCCACCCTGCTCGACATCGGCTGCGGCCTGGGCGGCGGAGCCATCTACTGGGCCCAGGAGTTCGGCGCGTCCGTGACCGGCATCACGGTCGCCGGTGACCACATCCGTGTCATACGCGACCTCGCCCAGCAGGCCGGCGTGGCCGACAAGGTGACCCCGGTCCTCGGGGACATCCACGATCTGAAGGAAGAGCGCCGGTACGACGCCGCCGTGGCCATCGAGAGCTCCGGGTACATGGACCGCGAGCGGCTGTTCTCCGTGGTGGCCAAGGCGCTCAAGCCCGGCGGCTGGTTCGGCATCCAGGAGCACTTCCTGTGCCGTCCGGAGTGGACCGAGTTCATCGACGGCTACTACAAGACCCGTCTGGGCACCTTGACCGAGTACCTCGACGCCGCCTACGCGGCCGGTCTTGAACTGGAGCAGGACGAGAACATCACCGACCGCGTCGCCGAGTTCTGGGTGCAGTCCATGGCCTGGAGCACCGCGGAGCTGGAGAAGGCGGAGCGCACCGGGAAGCCGTCGCCGATCAAGCGTGCGCGGCTGACGGAGTCGGCGCTCACCCATGGCAAGCTGTTCCGGGTGTGGCGTGACCACGCGGTGGAGACCCGGCACCTGATCTTCCGCCTCAGGGACGACCGAATATGA
- a CDS encoding terpene synthase family protein: MTETETSEPAIGWQLPAFYCPIETDIDIHPQAAALEKRAIEWIDAFGLYPDATERAWGLATHSAEFSCRIIPHGDPDPLLLFIEWNYWANAVDDWHDSGANATSTAGIADHSVRLIRALEAPGSAMLPPGPLTAALDDLVARTRAMLTPFQLRRFADGTRDWLFGAGWQTANAERGVMPALNDFATMTVSTNGTRFTLAFSDISNGIQLSPEVLYSAPVQALTDAAGFIVSSDNDLFSYAKEDHHDLPEQNLVNVLAHRNGCSPKEALPEAVAIRDRVMTLFLRLREQLAQDADPELNRYLESLGHYLSGCLAWMNTAPRYASPRNRNPLPVPGATYSITYRDTPTDPSPDPVPIPSIAWWWNQLDP; this comes from the coding sequence ATGACCGAGACCGAGACCTCTGAACCGGCCATCGGATGGCAACTTCCCGCGTTCTACTGCCCGATCGAGACCGACATCGATATCCACCCCCAGGCAGCGGCGCTTGAGAAGCGCGCCATTGAGTGGATCGACGCCTTCGGCCTCTACCCCGACGCGACCGAACGCGCCTGGGGCCTGGCCACCCACAGTGCCGAGTTCAGCTGCCGGATCATCCCGCACGGCGACCCGGACCCACTGCTGCTCTTCATTGAGTGGAACTACTGGGCCAACGCTGTTGACGACTGGCATGACTCGGGGGCCAACGCCACCAGCACGGCGGGCATCGCCGACCACAGCGTCCGGCTGATCCGCGCCCTGGAGGCCCCGGGCTCCGCCATGCTGCCGCCGGGTCCCCTCACCGCCGCGCTGGACGACCTGGTGGCCCGTACCCGGGCCATGCTCACCCCCTTCCAGCTGCGCCGGTTCGCCGATGGGACGCGGGACTGGCTGTTCGGCGCCGGATGGCAGACCGCGAACGCCGAGCGCGGCGTCATGCCCGCCCTCAACGACTTCGCCACCATGACGGTGTCGACGAACGGGACCCGGTTCACACTCGCCTTCAGCGATATCTCCAACGGCATCCAGCTGTCGCCGGAGGTGTTGTACTCGGCCCCCGTACAGGCCCTGACCGACGCGGCCGGTTTCATCGTGAGCAGCGACAACGACCTGTTCTCCTATGCCAAGGAGGACCACCATGACCTGCCGGAGCAGAACCTCGTCAATGTCCTCGCGCACCGGAACGGCTGCTCCCCGAAGGAGGCCCTGCCGGAGGCGGTGGCCATCCGGGACCGGGTGATGACGCTCTTCCTACGGCTGCGGGAGCAGCTCGCCCAGGACGCCGACCCCGAGCTGAACCGGTACCTGGAATCCCTCGGGCACTATCTCTCCGGCTGTCTGGCGTGGATGAACACGGCCCCCCGGTACGCCAGTCCACGCAACCGCAACCCACTTCCGGTACCCGGCGCGACCTACAGCATCACCTACCGCGACACTCCCACCGACCCCAGCCCCGACCCGGTCCCCATCCCCTCCATAGCCTGGTGGTGGAACCAGCTGGACCCCTGA
- a CDS encoding GTP-binding protein, whose product MLTSPGDGRLPVTVLSGFLGAGKTTLLNHILSNRQGMRVAVIVNDMSEINIDASLIRDGAALSRTEERLVEMTNGCICCTLRDDLLEEVERLARAGRFDYLLIESSGISEPMPVAATFAFARDDGATLTEIAQLDTMVTVVDAAGFRAELDRGDDLVERGLAPVEDDERTVSDLLIDQIEFADVLLLNKTDLVTEEEAQRLEATLLRLNPSVRIHRTVRGEIDPAALLGTGLFDLAKAEQAPGWVAELNGDHIPETEEYGISSVVFRDPRPFHPTRLWELITGPLSDGELGDVLRSKGFFTLATRPEVTGLWSQAGAVARFEPSGVHGDGTAVQGQELVFIGTGLRHDALRAALADCLLTGPELTVGAARWASWDDPFPAWDIHDTADHQHG is encoded by the coding sequence ATGCTCACCTCACCCGGCGACGGCCGACTGCCCGTGACCGTTCTCTCCGGCTTCCTCGGCGCCGGAAAGACCACGCTGCTCAACCACATCCTCAGCAACCGCCAGGGGATGCGGGTCGCCGTCATCGTCAATGACATGAGCGAGATCAATATCGATGCCTCGCTGATCCGGGACGGTGCGGCGCTCTCCCGTACGGAGGAGCGGCTGGTCGAGATGACCAACGGCTGTATCTGCTGCACCCTTCGCGACGACCTTCTCGAAGAGGTCGAACGGCTCGCCCGTGCCGGGCGCTTCGACTATCTGCTCATCGAGTCCAGCGGCATCTCCGAGCCCATGCCGGTCGCCGCGACCTTCGCCTTCGCGCGGGATGACGGCGCCACCCTCACCGAGATCGCCCAGCTGGACACCATGGTCACCGTGGTCGACGCGGCGGGCTTCCGGGCCGAGCTCGACCGTGGCGACGACCTCGTCGAGCGTGGCCTCGCCCCGGTCGAGGACGATGAGCGCACCGTCAGCGATCTCCTCATCGACCAGATTGAGTTCGCCGATGTCCTCCTGCTCAACAAGACCGATCTGGTAACCGAGGAAGAAGCCCAGCGCCTTGAGGCCACTCTGCTGCGGCTCAACCCCTCGGTCCGCATCCACCGCACCGTACGCGGCGAGATCGACCCCGCCGCGCTCCTGGGCACCGGCCTCTTCGACCTCGCCAAGGCCGAGCAGGCACCCGGCTGGGTCGCCGAGCTCAACGGCGACCACATCCCCGAGACCGAGGAGTACGGCATCTCCTCGGTCGTCTTCCGCGACCCACGCCCCTTCCACCCCACCAGGCTCTGGGAGCTGATCACGGGTCCGCTCAGCGACGGCGAACTGGGTGACGTCCTGCGCTCCAAGGGCTTCTTCACCCTCGCCACCCGCCCTGAGGTCACCGGACTGTGGTCGCAGGCCGGGGCCGTGGCCCGCTTTGAACCCTCCGGGGTGCACGGCGACGGCACGGCGGTGCAGGGGCAGGAGCTGGTCTTCATCGGCACCGGACTGCGCCATGACGCACTCCGTGCGGCCCTGGCCGACTGTCTGCTCACCGGCCCGGAACTCACCGTGGGGGCCGCGCGGTGGGCGAGCTGGGACGATCCGTTCCCGGCCTGGGACATCCACGACACCGCCGACCACCAGCACGGCTAG
- a CDS encoding universal stress protein — protein sequence MATFPVIAAVDGSDHSLRGLEWALVAARLRGAEVLVVHVWPWPPNIHGAPEPLPEPPPTGQDPVLDWVREQLEGRAGLPEVRYTTVSGAPAATLPEMGAQGQLLVLGSRGRGGFASLLLGSNGRACAAHAACPVVVVPHRERGHGAVAEPYGRVVLGLEPGETIDAVVDFAFQEAGQRDSLLQVITTFPVPFSTLTLLGSYPETTDPEGPEIAREVAQAQRDRLRIFMEDRYPQVRVEFVVAPGDAAGRLVAASESSDLIVVGRHRHRLPRANRAVGSVTNAALVHARCPIAVVPGPER from the coding sequence ATGGCCACCTTCCCGGTGATCGCTGCCGTGGATGGCTCCGACCACAGCCTGCGAGGGCTGGAGTGGGCGCTGGTCGCCGCCCGGCTGCGGGGCGCGGAGGTGCTGGTGGTCCACGTATGGCCCTGGCCGCCGAACATCCATGGTGCGCCGGAGCCCCTCCCCGAGCCGCCCCCGACCGGGCAGGACCCGGTGCTCGACTGGGTACGGGAGCAGCTCGAAGGCCGCGCCGGCCTTCCCGAAGTGCGCTATACGACCGTCAGCGGTGCGCCTGCGGCCACCTTGCCCGAGATGGGCGCCCAGGGGCAGCTGCTTGTTCTCGGTTCCCGTGGCCGAGGCGGGTTTGCCAGCCTGCTGCTGGGATCGAACGGCCGTGCCTGTGCGGCACACGCGGCCTGTCCCGTGGTGGTGGTACCGCACCGGGAACGGGGACATGGCGCCGTGGCCGAGCCGTACGGGCGTGTGGTGCTGGGGCTTGAGCCCGGGGAGACCATTGACGCTGTGGTGGACTTCGCCTTCCAGGAGGCGGGGCAGCGGGATTCCCTGCTTCAGGTGATCACGACATTCCCCGTGCCGTTCTCCACGCTGACGCTGCTGGGTTCCTATCCGGAGACCACCGACCCCGAGGGTCCGGAGATAGCCCGGGAGGTCGCACAGGCGCAGCGGGACCGGCTCCGGATCTTCATGGAGGATCGCTATCCCCAGGTCAGGGTGGAGTTCGTGGTGGCTCCGGGGGACGCCGCGGGGCGGCTGGTGGCCGCATCCGAGTCCAGCGACCTGATCGTGGTGGGCCGGCATCGCCACCGGCTGCCCCGCGCCAACCGGGCGGTGGGCTCGGTGACCAACGCGGCGCTGGTGCACGCGCGTTGTCCGATCGCCGTGGTTCCTGGCCCGGAACGCTGA
- a CDS encoding sensor histidine kinase: protein MVRAGSPPGGPRSASAVVWILPTAVTAAAAIIAASLVSSGARIPIAWIGLAATLSVGVIAAEAARRGRALEALREQTAARDAALARQEAETVHLAEILLPEVVERLRQGDFPEDVRKTVASRQPGPAPGITPEFQAAHQAVLRTVVDTVSAEEDLRESAQRAFVNIARRVQAIVHQQAQELRDMEDRHGQRPDVFGDLLRLDHGTALIGRLADSIAVLGGARPGRQWSRPVPLFSVLRGGMSRIIDYQRVELHSVSEVAVVGPAVEPLIHALAELLDNATRYSPPQTRVHLTAVEVQSGIAIEIEDGGVSMSEEARRRAEHMLQQAQEGIDLNDLGETPRLGLAVVGRLSQAYNFQVSLRPSAYGGVRAVLVVPQDLITTAPATGRAHGIGASSGPRPAKAVPQSQSQPQSQPQPQPQPQRQPVSAPMPSATPAVSDPSDTADDIPVVTERTPSGLPQRRRKTRATTPATPTPAATPVTSPAPPAPEPDAPPVQPGMWMAAFQSGLSGETPATAPASQNSDESSEKSE, encoded by the coding sequence ATGGTTCGAGCTGGATCGCCACCGGGGGGTCCCCGGTCCGCCTCGGCTGTTGTGTGGATACTCCCCACCGCGGTGACCGCCGCGGCCGCGATCATCGCCGCGTCCTTGGTGTCCTCAGGGGCACGAATACCGATCGCCTGGATCGGTCTCGCGGCCACGCTGTCGGTGGGGGTCATCGCGGCCGAGGCCGCACGCCGGGGCCGGGCTCTGGAGGCGCTGCGCGAACAGACCGCGGCCCGCGATGCCGCGCTGGCCCGGCAGGAGGCCGAGACCGTACACCTGGCCGAGATACTGCTGCCCGAGGTGGTGGAACGGCTTCGGCAGGGCGACTTCCCGGAAGATGTACGGAAGACGGTCGCCTCACGTCAGCCCGGCCCCGCGCCCGGGATCACCCCCGAATTCCAGGCCGCCCATCAGGCGGTGCTGCGCACCGTCGTGGACACGGTGTCCGCCGAAGAGGACCTGCGTGAATCCGCCCAGCGTGCGTTTGTGAACATCGCCCGCCGGGTGCAGGCCATTGTGCACCAACAGGCCCAGGAACTGCGGGATATGGAGGACCGGCACGGCCAGCGTCCCGATGTTTTCGGCGATCTGCTGCGGCTGGACCACGGCACCGCGCTGATCGGCCGGCTGGCCGACAGCATCGCCGTGCTCGGCGGTGCCCGCCCCGGCCGCCAGTGGAGCAGGCCGGTGCCGCTGTTCAGTGTGCTGCGCGGCGGTATGTCGCGGATCATCGACTACCAGCGGGTCGAGCTGCACTCCGTGTCCGAGGTGGCAGTCGTGGGCCCGGCGGTGGAGCCGCTGATCCACGCCCTGGCTGAGCTGCTGGACAACGCCACCCGCTACTCACCACCACAGACCCGGGTACATCTGACCGCTGTTGAGGTGCAGTCCGGTATCGCCATCGAGATCGAGGATGGCGGCGTCAGCATGAGCGAGGAAGCCCGCAGGCGGGCGGAACACATGCTGCAGCAGGCGCAGGAGGGAATTGACCTCAATGACCTGGGAGAGACACCACGGCTGGGCCTGGCCGTGGTGGGACGGCTGTCGCAGGCCTACAACTTCCAGGTGTCGCTGCGGCCCTCCGCCTACGGTGGTGTCCGCGCGGTGCTCGTTGTCCCGCAGGACCTGATCACCACCGCCCCCGCGACCGGCCGGGCCCATGGCATCGGCGCCTCCTCAGGCCCCCGCCCGGCCAAGGCCGTACCCCAGTCACAGTCCCAGCCGCAGTCCCAGCCGCAGCCGCAGCCGCAGCCGCAACGTCAGCCGGTCTCGGCCCCGATGCCCTCAGCCACCCCCGCCGTCTCCGACCCCAGCGACACGGCGGACGACATCCCCGTCGTTACCGAGCGGACCCCCAGCGGGCTGCCGCAACGACGCCGCAAGACCCGGGCGACCACGCCCGCCACCCCCACCCCCGCTGCCACGCCCGTCACCTCCCCCGCTCCGCCCGCTCCGGAGCCGGACGCGCCGCCTGTACAGCCCGGTATGTGGATGGCCGCATTTCAGAGCGGTCTGTCCGGTGAGACCCCGGCGACCGCACCTGCCAGCCAGAACAGTGACGAGTCGTCGGAAAAGAGTGAGTAG
- a CDS encoding roadblock/LC7 domain-containing protein, whose product MIQHRGNMDWMLKDLAESVPQTRHVVVLSADGLRMGSYSTDTDTADRLAAACAGLQSLAGAVSAELPHSDGQMRMVVIELDGGFFYLMAAGAGAYLAVLADEGVDAGLIGQRMRDLVARIGEHLSSPPRHDGQAV is encoded by the coding sequence ATGATTCAGCACCGGGGCAATATGGACTGGATGCTCAAGGACCTGGCGGAGAGCGTCCCGCAGACCCGTCATGTGGTGGTGCTGTCCGCGGACGGCCTGCGGATGGGCAGTTACAGCACGGACACCGACACCGCCGACCGGCTGGCCGCCGCCTGCGCGGGGCTGCAGAGCCTGGCGGGCGCGGTCTCCGCGGAACTCCCGCACAGCGATGGCCAGATGCGCATGGTCGTGATCGAGCTGGACGGCGGCTTCTTCTACCTCATGGCGGCCGGCGCCGGAGCCTATCTGGCCGTGCTGGCCGATGAAGGAGTGGACGCCGGGCTGATCGGGCAGCGAATGCGGGACCTGGTGGCCCGTATCGGCGAGCACCTCAGCAGCCCGCCGCGCCACGACGGACAGGCCGTATGA
- a CDS encoding DUF742 domain-containing protein: MSEADQDQKQDQEWDWDDGSSPERLYVITGGRSGSSVSTSLDLVTLIVARSGPRPGMQPEHASIVRLCHSPLSVAEISAYMSLPVSVVTVLLGDLLADDRVVARAPVPSAQLPDPALIEAVIHGLQKL; the protein is encoded by the coding sequence ATGAGCGAAGCGGACCAAGACCAGAAACAGGACCAGGAATGGGACTGGGATGACGGAAGCAGCCCCGAACGGCTGTATGTGATCACTGGTGGCCGCAGCGGTTCGTCCGTCAGCACCTCCCTCGATCTGGTCACGCTGATCGTGGCCAGATCGGGTCCGAGGCCCGGGATGCAGCCGGAGCACGCCTCCATTGTCCGGCTGTGTCACTCCCCGCTCTCCGTGGCGGAGATCTCCGCGTATATGAGCCTGCCGGTCAGCGTGGTCACCGTGCTCCTGGGCGACCTGCTGGCCGACGACCGGGTAGTGGCGCGTGCGCCGGTCCCCTCAGCCCAACTTCCCGACCCCGCACTGATTGAGGCAGTGATCCATGGACTTCAAAAGCTCTGA
- a CDS encoding GTP-binding protein, with translation MDFKSSETVVGPRSEDVLPETATAAVKVVIVGGFGVGKTTLVGSVSEIRPLTTEETMTQAGVGVDDTVGVERKTATTVAMDFGRISLNDELVLYLFGTPGQQRFWFLWNGLFDGALGAVVLVDTRRLEVSFDVIGRLEERGVPFVVAINTFPDAPSYPAEELRAALDLPESVPIINCDARQRASSRDVLMTLMRYLHSLAVTPEAS, from the coding sequence ATGGACTTCAAAAGCTCTGAGACGGTCGTCGGGCCGCGGAGCGAGGACGTGCTGCCGGAGACGGCCACCGCCGCGGTCAAGGTGGTGATCGTGGGCGGATTCGGCGTCGGCAAGACGACCCTGGTCGGCTCGGTGAGTGAGATCCGGCCGCTGACCACCGAGGAAACGATGACCCAGGCCGGTGTCGGCGTGGACGACACCGTAGGGGTGGAGCGTAAGACGGCGACCACCGTGGCGATGGACTTCGGCCGGATCAGCCTCAATGACGAGCTGGTGCTCTATCTGTTCGGCACCCCCGGACAGCAGCGCTTCTGGTTCCTGTGGAACGGCCTCTTCGATGGCGCGCTGGGCGCGGTGGTGCTGGTCGACACCCGGCGCCTGGAGGTCAGCTTCGATGTGATCGGCCGGCTGGAGGAGCGCGGCGTGCCCTTTGTGGTCGCCATCAACACCTTCCCCGACGCCCCCAGCTATCCCGCGGAAGAGCTACGGGCCGCACTGGATCTGCCCGAGAGTGTGCCGATCATCAACTGCGACGCCCGCCAGCGCGCTTCCAGCCGTGACGTCCTGATGACGCTGATGCGCTATCTGCACTCCCTCGCCGTGACTCCGGAGGCTTCGTGA
- a CDS encoding cytochrome P450, with amino-acid sequence MTTPPTNPATPPPGCPAHGLGPEGPRRLYGPEAEADPRGLYERLRAEHGTVAPVLVHGDLPAWLVLGHRENLDVARTPSRFSRDSRRWRDMREGKVSADHPLTPVAAWQPVCNFVDGAEHERLRRAVTESMARFDRRGIRRYVTRFAGQLIDQFAGAGHADLVSQFAEPLPMLTMTQLVGMPEEYGPRLVEAARDMIKGTETAVASNEYVTSALRQLLERKKAEPGQDFASWLIEHPSQLTDDEIVEHLRLVLIAAFETTANLIANTLRMVLTDRRFRANLSGGHMTLPDALEQVLWDAPPLTTILGRWATGDTVLGGQRIKAGDMLLLGLAAGNVDPEIRPDLTDPVHGNRSHLAFSGGPHECPGQDIGRAIADTGIDTLLTRLPALQLAVPEAELRWVSSLMSHHLVALPVRFAARVPAGGGGKGAALAARRLAEPLPAAAAAPAPPAEEPEPRRPSWWSRILRAR; translated from the coding sequence GTGACCACCCCTCCCACCAACCCCGCCACTCCGCCCCCGGGATGCCCGGCCCATGGACTCGGCCCCGAAGGGCCGCGCAGGCTGTACGGCCCCGAGGCCGAAGCCGACCCGCGCGGTCTGTACGAGCGGCTGCGCGCCGAGCACGGCACGGTGGCCCCCGTACTCGTCCACGGCGATCTGCCCGCCTGGCTGGTGCTCGGGCACCGGGAGAACCTGGACGTCGCCCGGACCCCCTCCCGGTTCTCCCGGGACTCCCGTCGCTGGCGCGATATGCGGGAGGGAAAGGTTTCCGCCGACCATCCGCTCACCCCGGTGGCCGCCTGGCAGCCGGTGTGCAACTTCGTCGACGGCGCGGAGCATGAGCGGCTGCGCCGGGCGGTGACCGAGTCCATGGCGCGGTTCGACCGCCGTGGGATCCGCCGCTATGTGACGCGCTTCGCGGGCCAGCTGATCGACCAGTTCGCCGGCGCCGGACACGCGGATCTGGTGAGCCAGTTCGCCGAGCCGCTGCCCATGCTCACCATGACGCAGCTCGTCGGTATGCCCGAGGAGTACGGCCCCCGGCTGGTCGAGGCCGCCCGCGACATGATCAAGGGCACCGAGACGGCGGTCGCCAGCAATGAGTACGTCACGTCCGCGCTACGGCAACTTCTGGAGCGCAAGAAGGCCGAGCCCGGGCAGGACTTCGCCTCCTGGCTGATCGAGCACCCCTCGCAGCTCACCGACGATGAGATCGTGGAGCATCTGCGGCTCGTACTGATCGCCGCCTTCGAGACCACCGCCAACCTGATCGCGAACACACTGCGGATGGTGCTGACCGACCGCCGCTTCCGCGCGAATCTCTCCGGTGGCCATATGACGCTGCCCGACGCCCTGGAGCAGGTGCTCTGGGACGCGCCGCCGCTCACCACGATCCTGGGCCGATGGGCCACCGGCGACACGGTGCTGGGCGGGCAGCGGATCAAGGCCGGTGACATGCTCCTGCTGGGGCTGGCGGCCGGGAACGTCGACCCGGAGATACGGCCCGATCTGACCGACCCCGTGCATGGCAACCGTTCGCATCTGGCCTTCAGCGGTGGTCCGCATGAGTGCCCGGGCCAGGACATCGGCCGGGCCATCGCGGACACCGGCATCGATACCTTGCTGACGCGGCTGCCGGCGCTTCAGCTTGCGGTGCCGGAGGCTGAGTTGCGGTGGGTGTCCTCCCTGATGTCGCACCATTTGGTGGCGTTGCCGGTGCGGTTTGCTGCGCGGGTGCCTGCGGGGGGCGGGGGGAAGGGTGCCGCGCTGGCCGCGCGGCGGCTGGCTGAGCCGCTTCCTGCGGCTGCGGCTGCGCCCGCGCCGCCTGCGGAGGAGCCGGAGCCGCGCAGGCCCTCCTGGTGGTCCCGGATCCTCCGGGCCCGCTGA